A genomic region of Polynucleobacter necessarius contains the following coding sequences:
- the murC gene encoding UDP-N-acetylmuramate--L-alanine ligase: MKHIVQQIHFVGIGGAGMSGIAEVLLNLGYQVSGSDLAEDGVTKRLKELGAVIHIGHDPKNIGTAEAVVISTAVAGNNPEVLAARAAKIPVIQRAVMLGELMRLKQGIAIAGTHGKTTTTSLVASVLAEGGLDPTFVIGGKLNSAGANARLGRGDFIVVEADESDASFLQLFPAMEVVTNIDADHMDTYQHDMACLKQAFVQFIQRMPFYGVAVLCIDDTNVRDIMPFVSQPVLRYGLSEDADIRASNVRADGTCMHFTVDRRTVRRHGNKPGPLNITLNLPGLHNVRNALAAIGIATELGVGDEAITKALAEFDGVGRRFQRYGDIPLASGGSFTLIDDYGHHPVEMAATLAAARGAYPDRRLVLAFQPHRFTRTRDCFGEFVQAIKNFDALVLTEVYPAGEAKIPGADAKSLMKAALAEDKNTKALLDSDAVAYAVNVAEMPEKLTQVLKDGDVLITMGAGSISTLPHTLSETKNV, from the coding sequence ATGAAACATATCGTTCAGCAAATTCACTTCGTCGGCATTGGTGGTGCAGGCATGAGCGGCATCGCAGAAGTGCTCTTGAACTTGGGGTATCAGGTTTCTGGGTCTGATTTGGCTGAAGATGGGGTTACTAAGCGGCTGAAAGAATTAGGCGCTGTTATTCATATTGGCCATGACCCTAAAAATATTGGTACTGCTGAAGCGGTAGTGATTTCTACAGCAGTTGCTGGAAATAATCCAGAGGTATTGGCTGCGCGTGCGGCAAAAATTCCAGTCATTCAGCGTGCAGTGATGTTGGGTGAGCTAATGCGCTTGAAGCAGGGTATTGCCATTGCAGGCACTCACGGCAAGACCACCACAACAAGTCTGGTTGCATCGGTATTGGCTGAGGGCGGTTTAGACCCTACCTTTGTTATTGGTGGAAAGCTCAATTCAGCTGGCGCCAATGCACGCTTAGGGCGCGGAGACTTCATTGTCGTGGAGGCAGATGAGTCAGATGCATCATTCTTGCAGTTGTTTCCAGCAATGGAGGTGGTAACCAATATTGATGCTGATCACATGGATACTTATCAGCACGATATGGCCTGCTTAAAACAGGCATTTGTGCAGTTCATTCAACGCATGCCGTTTTATGGCGTTGCAGTGCTTTGTATTGATGACACCAATGTGCGCGACATCATGCCATTTGTTTCTCAGCCGGTGCTGCGTTATGGCTTATCTGAGGACGCTGATATTCGCGCGAGCAATGTCAGGGCTGATGGCACATGTATGCACTTTACGGTTGATCGTCGCACGGTACGTAGACACGGTAACAAGCCAGGCCCATTAAATATCACCCTGAATTTACCTGGCCTACACAATGTTCGAAATGCCCTTGCTGCAATTGGAATCGCAACAGAGCTGGGTGTTGGTGATGAAGCAATTACAAAGGCGCTTGCCGAGTTTGATGGCGTTGGTCGCCGCTTCCAGCGTTACGGTGATATTCCTTTGGCCTCTGGCGGCAGCTTTACTCTCATTGATGATTATGGCCACCACCCTGTTGAGATGGCCGCTACCTTAGCAGCAGCACGAGGGGCTTATCCGGATCGTCGATTGGTGCTGGCATTCCAGCCACATCGCTTTACAAGAACACGCGATTGTTTTGGTGAGTTCGTTCAGGCGATTAAAAATTTTGATGCCTTAGTTTTAACTGAGGTGTATCCAGCCGGCGAAGCAAAAATTCCAGGTGCAGATGCAAAAAGCTTGATGAAAGCTGCGCTTGCGGAAGATAAAAATACGAAGGCACTGTTGGACTCGGATGCAGTTGCCTATGCGGTGAATGTTGCTGAGATGCCAGAAAAATTAACTCAAGTTTTAAAAGATGGAGATGTGTTGATTACGATGGGTGCAGGTTCAATTTCTACTTTGCCACATACCCTGTCGGAGACTAAGAATGTCTAA
- a CDS encoding D-alanine--D-alanine ligase: MSKTGIQLTSWGERVKSQLSGLDVKSFGRVGVLLGGKSGEREISLMSGNGVLEALISKGVDAHGFDPGLRCPTELAKEKFDRIFISLHGRYGEDGTIQGLLELLGLPYTGSGVLASALAIDKIVTKQVWISNGLSTPKFEELTATSDWNAVAKNLGLPLIVKPANEGSSLGLTKVKSVEELPAAYKLAAGLDKKVIAETCIIGDELTCPLVGQGDAAEALPVIKIIPPQANYDFHNKYFSDETQYLCPTGLAPEVNAAVQDLALAAYKALGCRTWGRADVMLDQKTGKPYLLEMNTSPGMTSHSLVPVAAKAAGIEYADLVLWLLSQTLQQK, translated from the coding sequence ATGTCTAAGACTGGTATCCAATTGACCTCTTGGGGTGAGCGTGTAAAGAGTCAGCTATCTGGCTTGGATGTGAAATCCTTTGGGCGCGTAGGTGTTTTGTTGGGTGGAAAATCTGGCGAGAGAGAGATCTCTTTAATGTCAGGTAATGGAGTGTTAGAAGCCTTGATTTCAAAGGGCGTTGATGCCCATGGATTTGATCCGGGTTTGCGTTGCCCTACTGAATTAGCTAAAGAAAAATTTGATCGTATTTTTATATCCCTTCACGGGCGCTATGGTGAGGATGGCACGATTCAAGGTTTGTTGGAGCTTTTAGGTCTACCGTATACAGGTAGCGGTGTATTGGCTTCTGCTTTGGCGATTGATAAGATCGTTACAAAGCAAGTCTGGATTAGTAATGGCTTATCAACGCCGAAGTTTGAAGAGCTCACTGCCACTAGTGATTGGAATGCTGTTGCAAAAAATCTCGGCTTGCCATTGATTGTCAAGCCTGCAAACGAGGGATCATCTCTAGGCTTAACAAAAGTGAAATCCGTTGAGGAGCTCCCGGCAGCGTACAAACTGGCTGCGGGTCTAGATAAAAAAGTCATTGCAGAGACATGCATTATTGGTGATGAGTTGACTTGTCCATTAGTTGGTCAAGGTGATGCAGCTGAAGCGTTGCCTGTGATCAAAATTATTCCACCGCAAGCAAATTACGATTTTCATAACAAGTATTTCTCTGATGAAACTCAGTATCTCTGTCCGACAGGTCTGGCGCCCGAAGTGAACGCTGCCGTCCAGGATTTGGCGCTAGCAGCATATAAAGCCTTGGGTTGCCGTACTTGGGGTCGTGCTGATGTCATGTTGGATCAAAAAACTGGCAAGCCTTATTTATTAGAAATGAATACCTCACCCGGCATGACATCCCATTCTTTGGTGCCAGTGGCTGCGAAGGCTGCCGGTATTGAGTATGCAGATCTGGTCTTGTGGCTCTTGAGTCAGACCTTGCAACAAAAATAG
- a CDS encoding cell division protein FtsQ/DivIB — MNNFMDRFGEIFSMLMSQLWNYPERMQKLSRFLMRCFTVMLVVGVLVWLSQRPVFALKQIQIEPVAGQTLKHINRPIVKQQVLETVHGNFFSVRLEDVKRGFESMPWVRHANVRRVWPNGLVVSIEEQKPFGTWGGADSHTLINSHGEVFTGRVSEVGDDTRLVDFYGPEDSGKEVMSLYEKANNWFKPWGAEVTSLALTERYAWHVKLSNGMKVEFGRDEESSDKNLTEERVARLFKYWPQVQEKWANRIDAVDLRYANGFAVHLASASLKKNEVDAKKSEQKQ; from the coding sequence ATGAATAATTTCATGGACCGGTTCGGAGAAATATTCTCCATGCTGATGTCGCAGCTCTGGAATTATCCAGAGCGTATGCAAAAGCTTAGCCGTTTCTTGATGCGCTGCTTTACTGTCATGCTAGTAGTTGGTGTGCTAGTTTGGCTGAGTCAACGCCCTGTCTTTGCATTGAAGCAAATTCAGATTGAGCCAGTTGCAGGACAAACACTGAAGCACATTAATAGACCGATTGTGAAACAGCAGGTACTGGAAACAGTCCACGGTAACTTCTTTAGCGTTCGCTTGGAAGATGTGAAGCGTGGATTTGAGAGTATGCCGTGGGTGCGACATGCCAATGTCCGCCGTGTTTGGCCTAATGGTTTGGTTGTCAGTATTGAAGAGCAGAAGCCATTTGGTACGTGGGGTGGAGCTGATAGCCATACCCTAATTAACTCGCACGGCGAAGTCTTTACTGGTCGAGTTTCAGAGGTAGGCGATGACACGCGCTTGGTGGACTTTTATGGTCCCGAAGATTCAGGCAAGGAAGTAATGAGTTTGTATGAAAAAGCAAATAACTGGTTTAAGCCGTGGGGTGCTGAGGTAACCAGCCTTGCTCTTACAGAACGCTATGCCTGGCACGTCAAACTTTCGAATGGAATGAAAGTGGAGTTTGGGCGTGATGAAGAGAGTTCGGATAAAAATTTGACGGAGGAGCGTGTAGCGCGCTTATTTAAATATTGGCCACAAGTTCAAGAAAAGTGGGCAAATCGAATTGATGCAGTGGATTTACGTTACGCAAATGGTTTTGCAGTTCATCTTGCGTCCGCAAGTTTGAAAAAGAATGAAGTGGATGCCAAAAAAAGTGAGCAGAAGCAATGA
- the ftsA gene encoding cell division protein FtsA, with translation MSKDNRDLLVGLDIGTSKVVALVAELAPDGQFNVVGVGQTASKGLKKGVVVNIEATVQSIQKALEEAEAMADRQIVQVFTGIAGNHIVSFNSSGMVAIRDKEVGSGDVERVLETAKAINIPTDQQILHILVQEFIIDGQEDVREPIGMSGLRLEVKVHIVTGAVSAAQNIVKCVRRCGLEVNDLILQPLASSLAVLTEDEKELGVVLVDIGGGTTDIAIYCQGSIRHTAVIPIAGDQITTDIAMALRTPTIDAEDLKIAHGIARQDMADPTAKIDVPGVGDRESRPMSKQALSAVIEPRVEELFTLVRGVVRDSGYEDMVSSGIVLTGGTSLMLGMVELAEQVFLRPARIGTPEYRGHLHEVLRSPRYATSIGLLMEGQAQLLRGRRVSQSGALQGVISRMKEWFAGNF, from the coding sequence ATGAGTAAAGATAATCGTGACCTATTAGTTGGCTTAGATATTGGCACCTCGAAAGTTGTTGCCTTGGTCGCTGAATTGGCGCCAGATGGTCAATTCAATGTGGTTGGCGTTGGTCAAACAGCATCAAAAGGCTTAAAGAAGGGTGTAGTTGTCAATATTGAGGCAACTGTTCAGTCTATTCAGAAGGCTCTCGAAGAGGCTGAGGCGATGGCCGATCGTCAGATCGTGCAAGTTTTTACCGGCATTGCTGGTAACCACATTGTGAGTTTTAACTCCAGCGGCATGGTTGCAATTCGCGATAAAGAAGTTGGATCGGGCGATGTAGAGCGCGTACTTGAGACTGCAAAGGCAATCAATATTCCGACTGACCAGCAAATTTTGCACATCCTAGTTCAAGAATTCATTATTGATGGGCAGGAAGATGTGCGCGAGCCAATCGGCATGAGTGGTTTACGCCTAGAGGTGAAGGTGCATATTGTTACCGGCGCTGTCAGCGCTGCGCAAAATATTGTGAAGTGTGTTCGCCGTTGTGGCTTAGAAGTTAATGACTTAATTTTGCAACCTCTGGCTTCAAGCTTGGCGGTACTTACTGAAGATGAAAAGGAGCTGGGCGTTGTTTTGGTTGATATTGGTGGTGGTACCACTGACATTGCTATTTATTGCCAAGGATCCATTCGTCATACCGCGGTAATTCCAATCGCAGGCGATCAAATTACCACTGACATTGCTATGGCATTGCGCACGCCGACTATTGATGCTGAAGATTTAAAGATTGCGCATGGCATTGCTCGTCAAGATATGGCCGATCCAACCGCAAAGATCGACGTGCCTGGTGTTGGTGATCGCGAGTCTCGCCCAATGTCTAAGCAAGCACTTTCTGCTGTGATTGAGCCTCGCGTTGAAGAGCTATTCACGCTAGTTAGAGGTGTAGTTCGTGACTCTGGCTATGAAGACATGGTTTCTTCAGGAATTGTTTTAACTGGCGGCACTTCATTGATGCTCGGAATGGTCGAATTGGCTGAACAGGTGTTCTTGAGGCCTGCTCGAATTGGCACTCCGGAATATCGCGGTCATTTGCATGAAGTGTTACGTAGTCCTAGATATGCCACCAGCATTGGTTTGCTGATGGAGGGTCAAGCGCAGTTATTGCGTGGCCGTCGTGTTTCTCAATCAGGCGCGTTGCAAGGAGTGATTTCGCGCATGAAAGAATGGTTTGCAGGAAATTTTTAA
- the ftsZ gene encoding cell division protein FtsZ, with protein sequence MEFEMLDQEVAGKTIIKVVGVGGAGGNAVQNMIRRGVNGVEFICMNTDAGALQRSEASVNLQLGSSGLGAGAKPEIGAASAEEARARIADTLQGAHMVFITAGMGGGTGTGAAPIVAQVAKEMGILTVGVISKPFDFEGVKRLKVAENGAAELESYVDSLIVVLNEKLFEVMGEDAEFDKAFACADDILHNAVSGIAEIINVQGLINVDFEDVKTVMGEQGKAMMGTATVSGMNRARLAAEAAVASPLLEGVDLSGARGVLVNITASRSLKLSETREVMAAIRGYAADDATVIFGTVYDESLGDALRVTVVATGLNNPQARQNHQPEVVWRQATGTHDAMPTMADLNSFAPASASAAMSKVSLDSALSTSAGLAMTGTGSAPAMAAQPASAGVDYSQYDLPRVFRSSREATPAPTLGADSSPQAKSMLDKGADYYEIPAFLRKQAD encoded by the coding sequence ATGGAATTTGAAATGTTAGATCAAGAAGTAGCTGGCAAGACCATTATTAAAGTGGTTGGAGTCGGTGGTGCTGGTGGTAATGCTGTTCAGAACATGATCCGTCGTGGTGTTAACGGCGTAGAGTTCATTTGCATGAACACCGATGCTGGCGCTTTACAGCGTTCTGAGGCATCTGTGAATTTGCAACTGGGCTCTAGCGGATTAGGTGCTGGCGCTAAACCAGAAATTGGTGCAGCTTCAGCTGAAGAGGCTCGTGCTCGTATTGCAGATACTTTGCAAGGCGCGCATATGGTGTTCATCACTGCCGGTATGGGCGGTGGTACTGGCACTGGTGCCGCTCCAATCGTTGCTCAAGTGGCTAAAGAAATGGGCATCTTGACCGTTGGTGTGATTAGTAAGCCATTTGATTTCGAGGGTGTTAAGCGTTTGAAGGTTGCTGAAAATGGCGCCGCTGAACTCGAGTCATATGTGGATTCACTAATTGTTGTGCTCAACGAAAAACTCTTTGAAGTAATGGGTGAAGATGCTGAGTTCGATAAGGCATTTGCATGTGCGGATGACATATTGCATAACGCAGTTTCTGGTATTGCAGAAATTATCAATGTTCAAGGTTTGATTAACGTTGACTTTGAAGACGTAAAAACTGTGATGGGTGAGCAAGGCAAAGCCATGATGGGTACTGCAACTGTTTCTGGTATGAATCGTGCGCGCTTGGCTGCCGAAGCTGCTGTTGCTTCTCCATTGCTCGAGGGTGTTGATTTGTCAGGTGCACGTGGCGTATTGGTAAACATTACTGCAAGTCGTTCATTGAAATTGTCTGAAACTCGCGAAGTGATGGCTGCGATTCGTGGTTATGCTGCTGATGACGCTACTGTGATCTTTGGTACTGTGTACGACGAGAGCTTAGGTGATGCATTGCGTGTGACTGTTGTTGCCACTGGTTTAAACAATCCACAAGCTCGCCAAAATCATCAACCAGAAGTAGTGTGGAGACAGGCTACTGGTACACATGATGCAATGCCAACCATGGCTGATCTAAATAGCTTTGCGCCTGCAAGCGCATCTGCAGCAATGAGCAAGGTAAGTTTAGATTCAGCTTTGTCCACTAGTGCTGGATTGGCGATGACGGGAACTGGTAGTGCTCCTGCAATGGCAGCTCAACCTGCTAGTGCTGGCGTTGACTACAGCCAATATGATTTGCCACGTGTTTTTCGTAGCTCTCGTGAAGCGACTCCTGCGCCTACATTAGGTGCAGATAGCTCCCCGCAGGCTAAATCCATGTTGGACAAAGGGGCTGATTACTATGAAATCCCAGCCTTTTTACGTAAGCAAGCAGATTAA
- a CDS encoding peroxiredoxin has protein sequence MIAVGQKLPNATLYEFFDEESEGCSLGPNAFEVEKLAAGKKIVIFALPGAFTPTCSAKHVPGYVEHADAIKAKGVDEIWCISVNDPFVMGAWGRDQKIGKKIRMLGDGSAEFTKKLGLELDLTARGLGVRSDRYAMIVEDGVVKSLDREAPGKFEVSDAASILKKL, from the coding sequence ATGATTGCTGTTGGACAAAAATTACCAAACGCTACGCTTTATGAGTTTTTTGACGAAGAGAGCGAAGGCTGTTCTTTAGGGCCAAATGCATTTGAAGTTGAGAAATTGGCAGCAGGAAAAAAGATTGTGATTTTTGCTTTACCGGGCGCCTTTACGCCAACTTGTTCTGCAAAGCATGTTCCTGGATATGTAGAGCACGCCGATGCGATCAAAGCAAAAGGCGTTGATGAAATCTGGTGTATTTCCGTGAACGACCCATTTGTGATGGGCGCATGGGGACGCGATCAAAAGATTGGCAAAAAGATCCGTATGTTGGGTGACGGTAGTGCTGAGTTCACCAAGAAGCTTGGTTTGGAGTTGGATCTCACTGCTCGCGGCTTGGGTGTGCGTTCAGATCGTTACGCCATGATTGTTGAAGATGGTGTAGTGAAGTCTTTGGATCGCGAAGCCCCTGGAAAGTTTGAAGTGAGTGACGCAGCTTCTATTTTGAAGAAGCTGTAA
- the lpxC gene encoding UDP-3-O-acyl-N-acetylglucosamine deacetylase: MMKQRTIAAPVKTVGIGLHSGRKVTISIKPAPINSGVQFVRVDTPEQSVVPATALAVCDTRLASVIQKDGVRVSTVEHLLSACAGLGLENLLIELDGEEVPIMDGSAASFLFLIESAGITEQDAPRQFLVIKKPIEVREGDKRARLEPFFGFKLDFTIDFKHPAVDKTGQRFIVDFAEHAYRSEIGRARTFGFAHEVEALREMGLARGGSLDNAIVLDEHRILNNEELRYEDEFVRHKILDAIGDLYLIGHPIVGAYVAEKSGHALNNALLRKLLEDPSAYEISPFAQNKAPAAYSQESQPLFF, from the coding sequence ATGATGAAGCAAAGAACCATTGCCGCTCCGGTGAAAACCGTGGGAATTGGTTTGCACTCTGGCCGCAAGGTTACGATATCCATTAAGCCTGCGCCAATAAATTCAGGGGTGCAATTTGTTAGAGTAGATACACCTGAGCAGTCCGTTGTTCCTGCAACTGCTTTGGCGGTATGCGACACCAGACTTGCCTCCGTCATTCAAAAGGATGGAGTGCGCGTCTCCACGGTTGAGCATCTGTTATCAGCTTGCGCTGGATTGGGTCTTGAAAATTTATTGATTGAGCTGGATGGTGAAGAAGTGCCCATCATGGATGGGAGTGCTGCATCATTCTTATTCTTGATTGAGTCTGCTGGCATTACCGAGCAAGACGCCCCGCGCCAATTTTTAGTGATCAAAAAGCCGATAGAGGTACGTGAGGGCGATAAGCGAGCACGCTTAGAACCTTTCTTCGGATTTAAGTTAGATTTTACGATTGACTTTAAACATCCGGCCGTTGATAAAACAGGTCAACGATTTATTGTCGATTTTGCAGAACATGCTTACCGCAGTGAAATTGGCCGTGCGCGAACTTTTGGATTTGCACATGAAGTTGAAGCATTGCGTGAGATGGGTTTGGCACGCGGCGGAAGTTTAGATAACGCAATTGTTTTAGATGAGCACCGAATTTTGAATAACGAAGAACTTCGTTATGAAGATGAGTTTGTCCGCCACAAAATCTTGGATGCTATTGGAGATTTGTACCTGATTGGTCACCCAATTGTTGGGGCTTATGTCGCTGAAAAATCAGGCCATGCCCTCAATAACGCACTGTTACGTAAGCTTTTGGAAGATCCAAGCGCTTACGAAATTAGCCCATTTGCGCAAAATAAGGCGCCTGCGGCCTACTCTCAAGAGAGCCAACCACTCTTTTTTTAA
- the secA gene encoding preprotein translocase subunit SecA: protein MVIGLLKTLVGSRNDRLLKQYRKVVAKVGAFEASLQSLDDAALAAKTAEFKSRLAAGESLDDITAEAFAVVREASTRVMKMRHFDAQIMGGLALHQGKIAEMGTGEGKTLTATLPVYLNALTGKGVHVVTVNDYLAQRDAEWMSKLYNFLGMKVGINLSQVDHTTKQEAYAADITYGTNNEFGFDYLRDNMVQDLGQRVQRGLAYAIVDEVDSILIDEARTPLIISGQAEDHTDLYIKINALPAHLERQIGEEKADGTGVEKAGDYWVDEKSQQVYLTEQGHDKAEAILVQLGALNDGASLYAPQNITLMHHVYAALRAHTLYDRDQHYVVQNNEVIIVDEFTGRLMQGRRWSDGLHQAVEAKEGVPIQNENQTLATITFQNYFRMYGKLSGMTGTADTEAYEFKEIYNLETVVIPPNRISQRKDRQDQIFKSSPERYDAVIKDIEDCYQRGQPVLVGTTSIENSELIAGLLDKRKLPHQVLNAKQHAREAEIIAQAGRPKMITIATNMAGRGTDIVLGGNVGKQSSLIEVDDSLSDADKASKIKKLQDEWQSIHDEVLAAGGLHIIGTERHESRRIDNQLRGRSGRQGDPGSSRFYLSLDDALLRIFAGDRLRAVMERLKMPDGEPIEAGMVTRSIESAQRKVEGRNFDIRKQLLEYDDVANDQRKETYRLRNEVLESQDIGDLIANLREDVLRSVCDFYVPTESMEEQWDLAGLENVLASEWGLTVDLKNWVKAADTVEDTEIVDRVLQAAKDAYDAKVQLCGRESFAGFERSVLLYSLDSHWREHLAALDHLRQGIHLRGYAQKDPKQEYRREAFELYGELLGIIKNDVVKDIMTVQIRSASELDQASESMNDDLANLSDVQYQHADPDKEVAGSTGDRGAAIDIQPAPARTGPKIGRNDPCTCGSGKKYKNCCGTLA from the coding sequence ATGGTAATCGGTCTTCTTAAAACCCTGGTCGGCAGTCGTAACGACCGCCTCTTAAAACAGTATCGCAAAGTCGTTGCCAAGGTTGGCGCTTTTGAAGCTAGCCTGCAATCTTTGGATGACGCTGCGCTCGCAGCCAAAACGGCTGAATTTAAGTCCCGCTTGGCTGCTGGAGAGTCTCTGGACGATATCACTGCAGAAGCGTTTGCAGTAGTTCGTGAGGCCAGCACTCGCGTTATGAAAATGCGTCACTTTGATGCTCAGATAATGGGGGGCTTAGCTTTACATCAAGGCAAGATTGCCGAAATGGGTACTGGAGAAGGTAAAACCTTAACTGCTACTCTTCCTGTCTATCTCAATGCATTAACCGGAAAAGGTGTGCATGTTGTAACGGTGAATGATTACTTGGCGCAGCGAGATGCTGAGTGGATGTCTAAGTTATATAACTTCTTGGGTATGAAAGTTGGTATCAATCTATCTCAGGTGGATCACACAACCAAGCAAGAAGCTTATGCCGCTGATATTACTTACGGTACAAATAACGAATTTGGATTTGATTATTTGCGCGACAACATGGTTCAAGATTTGGGCCAACGTGTTCAACGCGGATTGGCTTATGCAATCGTAGACGAAGTTGACTCTATTCTGATTGATGAGGCACGTACGCCTTTGATCATTTCTGGTCAGGCCGAAGATCATACTGATCTTTATATCAAGATTAATGCATTGCCTGCGCATTTAGAGCGTCAAATTGGTGAAGAAAAAGCCGATGGCACTGGCGTTGAGAAAGCTGGCGATTACTGGGTTGATGAGAAGTCGCAACAAGTCTATTTGACTGAGCAAGGACATGACAAGGCTGAAGCTATTTTGGTTCAGCTGGGTGCTTTAAATGACGGCGCTTCTTTGTATGCACCACAAAATATTACCCTGATGCATCACGTGTACGCAGCATTGCGCGCACATACTTTATATGACCGTGATCAGCATTACGTTGTTCAAAATAATGAAGTGATTATTGTTGATGAGTTCACAGGTCGCTTAATGCAAGGTCGTCGTTGGTCTGACGGTTTGCACCAAGCGGTAGAGGCTAAAGAAGGCGTTCCGATTCAGAATGAGAATCAAACCTTAGCCACCATCACTTTCCAAAACTACTTCCGTATGTACGGAAAGTTGTCAGGCATGACAGGTACTGCGGATACCGAGGCTTATGAATTCAAGGAAATTTATAACCTTGAAACGGTGGTGATTCCTCCAAACAGAATTAGTCAGCGTAAAGATCGTCAGGATCAGATTTTTAAATCTTCCCCCGAGCGTTACGATGCAGTTATTAAAGATATTGAAGATTGTTATCAGCGTGGTCAGCCAGTATTGGTTGGTACAACGTCGATTGAAAACTCAGAATTAATTGCGGGCTTGCTAGACAAGCGTAAATTGCCTCATCAGGTTTTAAATGCAAAGCAGCATGCCCGTGAAGCTGAGATCATTGCGCAAGCTGGTCGCCCAAAAATGATAACGATCGCCACAAACATGGCTGGTCGTGGAACTGATATTGTGCTCGGCGGTAACGTTGGAAAGCAGTCCTCATTGATTGAGGTGGATGATTCTCTTTCTGATGCAGATAAAGCAAGCAAGATTAAGAAGCTCCAAGACGAGTGGCAGAGCATTCATGATGAAGTTTTAGCTGCGGGTGGTTTGCACATCATCGGTACTGAGCGTCATGAGAGCCGTCGTATTGACAATCAGTTAAGAGGTCGATCTGGCCGTCAGGGTGATCCAGGATCTTCCCGCTTTTATCTCTCTTTAGACGATGCACTTTTACGCATTTTTGCGGGCGATCGTTTGCGCGCTGTAATGGAGCGTCTAAAGATGCCGGATGGCGAGCCAATTGAGGCTGGTATGGTCACGCGCTCTATTGAATCTGCTCAGCGTAAGGTTGAAGGTCGCAATTTTGATATTCGCAAGCAATTGCTGGAATATGACGACGTTGCAAATGATCAACGTAAAGAAACTTATCGTTTAAGAAATGAAGTTCTTGAGAGCCAAGATATTGGCGATCTCATCGCAAATTTACGAGAAGATGTTTTGCGTTCCGTCTGTGATTTTTATGTGCCCACTGAATCCATGGAAGAGCAGTGGGACTTGGCTGGCCTTGAAAATGTGTTGGCGAGCGAATGGGGTCTTACTGTAGATCTGAAGAATTGGGTTAAAGCGGCAGATACTGTTGAAGACACTGAGATTGTGGATCGAGTTCTGCAAGCAGCAAAAGATGCTTATGACGCTAAGGTGCAATTATGTGGTCGTGAGTCATTTGCAGGCTTTGAGCGTTCTGTTTTGCTCTACAGCTTAGACAGTCATTGGCGCGAACATTTGGCGGCATTGGATCATTTACGTCAGGGCATTCATTTGCGTGGTTATGCGCAGAAGGATCCTAAGCAAGAATATCGTCGTGAGGCTTTCGAGCTCTATGGTGAATTGCTTGGCATTATTAAAAACGATGTTGTGAAAGACATCATGACCGTGCAAATTAGAAGTGCTAGCGAATTAGATCAAGCATCTGAATCAATGAATGATGATCTAGCAAATCTTTCTGATGTTCAGTATCAACACGCTGACCCTG